TTTAAGTTTATCTTGAATTATAAATATTATAACATAAAAATAAAAAACAACCAATAAAAAAATAAAAGTTTTCAACAGTTGGATTTTGTATAAAAAAACAAAAATTCGTTTTTTATAAACGAATTTTCTTTAACTATTTTATTATATATTATCTGTTAAGACAATATAGAAATGTCCTACCTTATTAAATCAGTTAATTATCTTTGAATTAAAATTAGCTGTTTATTTTTTATTTTCAATCTTTTTTATTCTATTATAAAATAATAACTATTTTTTTTTATTAAAACATTTTTTCTTGATTTTATTTATGTCATTAAATTTTATACTATCAATTATACTTAAAAGGTTCATAAGACCCATATTTATTATCATTTTATACTTTTACACATGGCTATCATATTAGATTTTAATTTAAATCTTGCTTTTTTATAAATATGAATAGCTGGCAAATTTTTAGCGTCAACCTCTAATATCAATTTTTTACAACCAAGCTTTTTTGCCTCACGTTCTATTAAACCAAGCGCCTTCTGTCCATAGCCTAATCCTTGTTTGGAATAATCAATTACCATACCAAAAGAAAATTCTTTTTTGCCTGACATCCTGCGTAGACTAAAGCTCCCCAATTTTTTATTGCCAAGTTCAACAATATACATATAGCGAAAATTCTTATTAGCCATCTTTTCAATTTTTTTTGCTGTCATTTTTTTAAATAATAAAAACTTTGTATTTTTGGGGTTATACAAAGAAGATACATATTTATAATCATCTTGATTTCTAACTATCCTGCATTTCATAAATAAATGGGGCAAGTAATAAAAATTACCTGCTCCACAATTTTATAAAATTCATTTAAAGCAAAATGGATCGCTCGCATTTACCCTTCCTGTTTTTTTATAAGCTCGCGCTCTACATCCGCCACAAAAAGATAAATATTCACAGCTAGCACAAGGATTATCATATTTAGCTCTATCTCTAATTATACCAAGAATTGATGATTTAAGCCAAATATCGTATAAATGCGTTTGATAAACATTACCAATCACTAAATAGAAAAATGGACAAGGGATAACATCTCCATTTGATCTAACCACAATAGAAGCTATACCTGCGGTACACCCTCCCTTGTTACCAATATATCTATCTGCTTTATCTTTTTGTAAAAGTGAATACAAAGGACAAGTGGGTCTTAAAATTTTGCCGGATTTGTAAAGAGCAAATATTTTCTCCATTGTTACTTTATATTGATTCAATGGAATAGCTAATTCACAATCGTCATTTGGAATAAAAATATTAACACCCACATCTAAATTTCTTTCCACAGCCAACTTAACCATTTTGTCCAAATTAGACATGCTTTCTTTGTGCACAGTGGAAAATAAGTAGGTATATATATTTTGACTATTGTAATGACAAGCTAAATCCAATATTGCATTTTGATCACTGTGGCGTGCGAGAGAACCTGCATATTCATAACTTAAATGAACAGCACCAAAACATCTCAATAATTCAATGGGGATTTCTTCTATTTTCCCATTAGACTGAATAACAAATCTAATCTCAAAATTATTTTCCGCTATCCACGATAGCAAGTCATTTAAATAGGGATACATTGAGGTTTCGCCTCCTGTTAAAACCACAGTATCTACACTTTCTTCAACGGCAAATAAAATTAAATCCTTTGCCAGCTCTAAAGGCATATCAATAGTTTTCCCCTTATCTCTTTTCTTTTGATAACAAATTTGACAGTCTTTATTACATCTATTGGTTAATTCCATCTCGAGCAAATGAAGACCCAATAAAGTCGCATCTAAAATCTCGTTCATCGGAAAATTCTCCTTTCTGATATTTATAAGTCCATGCCCTACATCCACCATAACATTTATGAGCTTTAGCACAACTTTTGCAATTAGTCGGCAATTTATACTCACGAAAAAATTTAAAACCTTGTCCATTCTCCCAAATTGAAGCTATATCTGCCTGCAAAATATTACCACAGAAATACTCAGCAGTGGTAAAATAATCACAAGGGTAAACGTTTCCGTTAGCCTTAACAACAATCTTATCTCTACCGCCAGCACAGTCGGGACTGTTGTTGTCAAAATAGGAATCCGACGAGGGTAAAAAAAGATTTTGAAATCCGCCTCTAAAAGTTAATTTATCAGCAGGAATTTTTTTTAATTTTTCGGCATAATCCAAAATTAAACTTTCATTGATTTCCAAAGCATGTTTTTCAAAATTATTTCCGATAAAAGGCACTGGCATAAATGCTGCAAATTGGTGTATCTTATAATTTTCATTCCAGTAGTTAAAATTATCAAGTAGCAAATCATAATTTAGATTTATCAAAACCATATTAATACATACTTTTACGGGATAATTTTGACAAACCTCCAAATTCTTTTTGACTTTCTCAATTGCCTTATCAAAACCTATAATTCTGTCCTGTAATTTTGTATGAGCATGTATAGAGAATATTAACATGTCATCTTGATTAAGAAATGGCAAAATATTATTTACATCAAATGTTCCATTGGTATTTAATCCGATTTTAAAACCCTGTTCTTTAAATATTCTAACTGCTTCGTAAAAATCAGGGAACATAAATAATTCACCACCTGATAAATTCAGAAAATTAATTCCAAAGTTTTTTATCTTTTGAGATATGTTCATCCAAGTCTCAAATGAAAGTAGCTGGGTTGGCTCTTTCTTGTTACAACCAGCAAAACAAAAAACACAAAATCCGTTACACTCATCTGTCATCTCAAATTTGGCCATATTTGGCAAAGTAATATTCATCTTGTTCTCCTTATAAAAAAAGGGCTTCCTTGCAAAATAAGTAAGCCCTTATCCGGTGTTTTATGCTTTATCGTTAATTGCAATTAATAAGACATCCTCGCTTTGTGTAGTCTTTAACTGTCATTTGCCAATTATTTATGCTTACGGTCTTTGCGCCTCGTTTCGCCATCATAATAGCTATTTTACCTCCTTTTATTTTTTTGTAATGAGCTATATTTAATTTTATTTTAACAAAAATAAATTTTTTGTCAATAAATTTTGATCGACATTCTACTAACATTTATATCTCAATTATAATAAACAAAAAATTATGATTGAGATGAACCTTGATCTATAATAACTCCGCCAGATAAGTCGGAAAAATTTGCTCCTTCTCTCCCCACCAACCAGATCTGTGTTGGCCCCTCCTCCAACACGGGTCGCAACCTGTCCTGGGCTGTTAGCTACCAAAGCTTTCAGTCCGGGATTTTTTTCTTTTTTATCAAAAAACAACAAAACAAATAAATAAAATCAATGTTAAAATGTTACATTGTTAAAATATTAAAAGTGATATTATTATAACATAAAAATAAAAAACAACCAATAAAAAAATAAAAGTTTTCAACAGATAAAAACTAAATATTATTTTAGGGTATTTTTTGAAAAATAAACATAAAAGAAAAAAACACTATCCCCCATCACAATATCAAATAGTTTAACATTAGCTAAAAATATCGTCTTGACATTTTTTTGTTTTATGCCATTCTGATTTAATTTAATAAAAAACAAAAAGATGTATAGAAATTGTAAAATGAATATAAAAAATTCAACTAAAAAAGTAGTATTAGAGCTAACTTCGTCTTGTAATTTAAATTGTAAACATTGTTTTTACCGCCATAATAAAAAATACCATTCAAGTAATTTTTTGAAAAAAGAAAAATTTTTTGTTTTGATTGATAAATTTAAAAAAAATAACATTAGTAAATTAGTTTTAACGGGAGGAGAACCAACTATACATCCCAATTTTATTGAAATTGCTAATTATGCGAAAAAAAAGATTTCAAAAGTTACATTATGCACAAATGGAGTTATTAAAAATAAAAAACTTAGAGACAAAATCATTGACTTAAATTTTGATACTCCTGACTTCGTCATTGGGTCACCCAAAATAGAAATTTTTGAGCAATAATTTTTGTTGTTCAGATAGTTTTGCAAAAGCTGTTTTTGTTTTTCCGGAATCGGGTAAGGAGAATGAAACTTGATAAATACCTTTGGAAAATTCAATCGCTTTCTCCGGACTCATTTTCATTTTGTGTTTTTTAAGCAATCTTTCCAATTCTTTCCAAACTGTGTAAGCCGCAAAACAAATACAAATATGCGCTTCTATTCTTCTTTTCCTATAATGATAAATTGGCCTAATACGAAGATCCGTTTTTGATATTCTGAAAGCTTTTTCAATTTTCCAAAGATGAGAATAATTTTCAATAACCTGTTTTGCTGATAAATCCGTATTTGTGAGATATCCTTTCAAGCCATCCCATTTTTCATCTTCCTTAACTTTCGCGGTATCAAGCTTAATTTTAATTTCATTTTCCAATTTTAGAAATTTATTGTAACCTCTGCTGTTAATAGCGGTTTTGGTTAGTTTTCCGGAAGCTATTTTTTTCTTTAATCTTTTCAATCCTTTCTCTCTGTTGTATTTATCTTTTCTGGCTCTTTTATCCGAATAGGAAATTATTAATTTTGTTTTATCTTCCTTAACTATTAAAGAAATATTTCCATGTTTCAAATCTTTTGATCTTTTTAGAATTTCTTTTTTAACATTACCTTTCTCATTTTTAATTCTGGCGCCGATGATAAATTGATATTTTTGCTCTGACAGTTTTTTTAAATTGGACTTGGAAAACAATCCTGAATCAGCTGTAACAATTGGTTTTTTCTTAAAATCATACTTTGCTTGCGTTTGCTCAATAATCGGAAGCAGTGTTTTGCCTTCAAAAGTATTTCCTTCAAAAATATCATAAGCTATCGGATAGCCGTCTTTTCCAACCAATAACCCCAGCATTATTTGGGGATTTTGGAATTTTCCATCTTTGCTGAAACCTATTTTTCTCAAATCATCTTCATCTTCCGCTTCAAAATACAGAGTGGTCATATCATAAAAAACAATGGTAATATTTTTTGAAATCTTTTTAGTGTGTTCGTAAACTATTTTCTCAACTTGCTCTTTGTAATTTTTATCAAAGCGATCCAAAAATCTGTAAATCTTTCCAACATCAATTATTTTGTTGTGATGTATTTCAAAATACTCTGTTGTTTTTAATTTGCTTGCGGGATATGTCAGACGAGCTAAGACAATGTGCTTAAATAAATCTTCTGGAATTTTAGAAAAGCCAATGTCATTAAAAATATTTTCTAAGATTAGTTTTGGGCCAATGTTTTGAACTGAAACCATTTCGTCCAACGCTAAATAGTCGTGAAGTATTTGATCTCTTTCTGTAAAGAAATCAAATTGTTGTTGAGATGTTAATTCTATTACGCGCTGTTTCGCCTTGTGTATCAGCTGTTCTGTCTTTGCTTCGTCTTTACCGCAACCAACTGTTTCCACTAACACGCTTTTTCCTAAGTGTTTTCTAAGTATTTGAACACTTATACTTTTGCTCTTATTTTTCTTTTTTCTTATAAACATATCCCCATTTTAACATGGGTCACCCATTTTGCGAATATTACTAGTGTTTTTTACATTAGTTAAGCCATTATTTTTTTGAATTTTAAAAAGCGACGAAGTCAGGTGGGCTTTTTCTTATTTCACTAGTTTGATCTTAATTCCAATAACCCCGAATTTAGCTTGTTTATCTTTTGAATAAAAATTTTCAATTTCTTCAAATAGTGCTTCTCTTGAATCTCCGCCAAAATATGATGGTGGAAAATCTGAAAACAGACTCTCAAAATCTGGATATAGATACAAAGCACACACTGAGGTTGTTATTTTTCTATCCGGATTATCATTGCTTGAAAATTCGATTTGATCCCCGAGACTAATTTGTCTACGTTTTTCGTCATATAATCTTGATTCTATAATCTTGTTGCCACTAACAATTTTTTCAAACGGGGTAATGGCAAATTTCATTTTATAAGTCGTCATATTTTTATTTGTTATAAGTATAACTTTGCTTGATCAGCTCAAAAACTTGCTCAATCTCTTCTTCTTTTTCGAGCTTCACTTCATAATCTCCATTGCCCCAATGTCCGATTTTTTGCGGCTTGGTAAGGTCGCGGGCAATGCTGTTTGGGTCGTTTAATTCGCCGCTTGGCACAAATTGAAAAAAGAGAAAATCCAATCAAGCAAATCATCAGAC
The sequence above is a segment of the Patescibacteria group bacterium genome. Coding sequences within it:
- a CDS encoding GNAT family N-acetyltransferase, yielding MKCRIVRNQDDYKYVSSLYNPKNTKFLLFKKMTAKKIEKMANKNFRYMYIVELGNKKLGSFSLRRMSGKKEFSFGMVIDYSKQGLGYGQKALGLIEREAKKLGCKKLILEVDAKNLPAIHIYKKARFKLKSNMIAMCKSIK
- a CDS encoding radical SAM protein, which gives rise to MELTNRCNKDCQICYQKKRDKGKTIDMPLELAKDLILFAVEESVDTVVLTGGETSMYPYLNDLLSWIAENNFEIRFVIQSNGKIEEIPIELLRCFGAVHLSYEYAGSLARHSDQNAILDLACHYNSQNIYTYLFSTVHKESMSNLDKMVKLAVERNLDVGVNIFIPNDDCELAIPLNQYKVTMEKIFALYKSGKILRPTCPLYSLLQKDKADRYIGNKGGCTAGIASIVVRSNGDVIPCPFFYLVIGNVYQTHLYDIWLKSSILGIIRDRAKYDNPCASCEYLSFCGGCRARAYKKTGRVNASDPFCFK
- a CDS encoding radical SAM protein; amino-acid sequence: MNITLPNMAKFEMTDECNGFCVFCFAGCNKKEPTQLLSFETWMNISQKIKNFGINFLNLSGGELFMFPDFYEAVRIFKEQGFKIGLNTNGTFDVNNILPFLNQDDMLIFSIHAHTKLQDRIIGFDKAIEKVKKNLEVCQNYPVKVCINMVLINLNYDLLLDNFNYWNENYKIHQFAAFMPVPFIGNNFEKHALEINESLILDYAEKLKKIPADKLTFRGGFQNLFLPSSDSYFDNNSPDCAGGRDKIVVKANGNVYPCDYFTTAEYFCGNILQADIASIWENGQGFKFFREYKLPTNCKSCAKAHKCYGGCRAWTYKYQKGEFSDERDFRCDFIGSSFARDGINQ
- a CDS encoding IS1634 family transposase, with product MFIRKKKNKSKSISVQILRKHLGKSVLVETVGCGKDEAKTEQLIHKAKQRVIELTSQQQFDFFTERDQILHDYLALDEMVSVQNIGPKLILENIFNDIGFSKIPEDLFKHIVLARLTYPASKLKTTEYFEIHHNKIIDVGKIYRFLDRFDKNYKEQVEKIVYEHTKKISKNITIVFYDMTTLYFEAEDEDDLRKIGFSKDGKFQNPQIMLGLLVGKDGYPIAYDIFEGNTFEGKTLLPIIEQTQAKYDFKKKPIVTADSGLFSKSNLKKLSEQKYQFIIGARIKNEKGNVKKEILKRSKDLKHGNISLIVKEDKTKLIISYSDKRARKDKYNREKGLKRLKKKIASGKLTKTAINSRGYNKFLKLENEIKIKLDTAKVKEDEKWDGLKGYLTNTDLSAKQVIENYSHLWKIEKAFRISKTDLRIRPIYHYRKRRIEAHICICFAAYTVWKELERLLKKHKMKMSPEKAIEFSKGIYQVSFSLPDSGKTKTAFAKLSEQQKLLLKNFYFG
- a CDS encoding radical SAM protein, producing the protein MNIKNSTKKVVLELTSSCNLNCKHCFYRHNKKYHSSNFLKKEKFFVLIDKFKKNNISKLVLTGGEPTIHPNFIEIANYAKKKISKVTLCTNGVIKNKKLRDKIIDLNFDTPDFVIGSPKIEIFEQ
- a CDS encoding ASCH domain-containing protein: MTTYKMKFAITPFEKIVSGNKIIESRLYDEKRRQISLGDQIEFSSNDNPDRKITTSVCALYLYPDFESLFSDFPPSYFGGDSREALFEEIENFYSKDKQAKFGVIGIKIKLVK